A section of the Hirschia baltica ATCC 49814 genome encodes:
- the pheT gene encoding phenylalanine--tRNA ligase subunit beta, which produces MKFSVSWLKDYLETDADLSGIIDAMILAGLEVEEVENPAEKLAAFTTAKVSKAEQHPDADKLRVCTVETKDGTKQIVCGAPNARTGITAVYAPLGAYIPGLDFALDKKPRKLRGVESSGMMCSATEIEVGTESDGIMEIEGDFPVGTPIAEVLGLNDAVIDFEVTPNRPDWLGVTGIARDLAAAGLGKVKIPEVPEIKGSFPCPIKATSDDTEACPVFMGRLIKGVKNGPSPDWMQARLKAIGINPKNMLVDVTNYVSFDRCRPLHAYDADKLSGNIVARLAKTGEKLEALDDNTYELNEDMCIIADDSGPIGIGGIMGGLGTASSEETVNIFLEAAIFDPLRTARAGRSTGIVSDARYRNERGIDPNSCREGLDLATQLILDACGGEASDIVVGGAEPAPQEAVDFKPVDMKRLTGVDMSADRMKEILATLGFGVDKKAKLEDSLWKISVPSFRRDVFQSADIVEELIRIEGFNALPTDSLPREAGAAKQVVTPLQNRVRTSRRVLASRGFLEGVSWSFMDRETAKSFGGGDNDALVVDNPIANDLNYMRPSALANLAQAIQRNVDHGAEEVRLFEVGPVYLGDGPKDQRTAVTSLVKPRPARHWSGANAPYDAFAAKADLFAVLASIDQPGERFQIGEPVGGHWHPGRSASLRLGPKNVIGTFGQLHPAVLKKLDVEGPMFGFEIYLEAIPQVKSKGGKTKPRLEKADLTPIRRDFAFLADASTPAGEISKAASNADKKLVTACRIFDVYDGEGMPEGKKSVAIEVTLQPRETQLKDADIEKISKSIVAAVAKATKAELRG; this is translated from the coding sequence ATGAAATTCTCAGTCTCTTGGCTTAAAGACTATCTTGAAACAGACGCTGATCTCAGTGGCATTATAGATGCCATGATCCTTGCCGGTCTGGAAGTTGAAGAAGTTGAAAACCCAGCCGAGAAGCTTGCCGCTTTCACTACGGCAAAGGTTAGTAAAGCTGAGCAGCACCCAGACGCTGATAAATTACGCGTTTGTACCGTTGAAACAAAAGACGGCACTAAGCAAATCGTCTGTGGTGCACCCAATGCCCGCACAGGAATCACTGCCGTCTACGCCCCTTTAGGCGCTTATATTCCCGGTCTTGATTTCGCTCTGGATAAAAAGCCCCGCAAACTTCGCGGCGTTGAAAGTTCCGGCATGATGTGTTCAGCCACAGAAATTGAAGTTGGTACGGAAAGCGATGGGATTATGGAAATCGAAGGTGATTTCCCAGTCGGCACACCTATCGCTGAAGTTCTTGGCCTAAATGATGCTGTTATTGATTTTGAAGTGACGCCAAACCGTCCAGACTGGCTCGGCGTTACTGGTATCGCACGTGACCTTGCAGCTGCAGGTCTAGGCAAAGTTAAAATTCCAGAAGTACCAGAAATCAAAGGCAGCTTCCCTTGCCCAATCAAGGCGACATCTGACGACACAGAGGCTTGTCCTGTCTTTATGGGGCGCTTGATCAAAGGCGTTAAAAACGGCCCATCACCCGACTGGATGCAAGCACGTCTCAAAGCTATTGGTATCAACCCCAAAAACATGCTCGTTGACGTCACCAATTATGTCTCATTTGACCGTTGTCGTCCCCTCCACGCTTATGATGCAGACAAGCTATCTGGCAATATTGTTGCCCGTCTTGCAAAAACGGGTGAGAAACTTGAAGCCCTCGATGACAATACATATGAATTAAACGAAGATATGTGCATCATCGCAGATGATAGCGGCCCAATCGGTATTGGCGGCATAATGGGTGGATTGGGTACCGCCTCTTCAGAGGAAACAGTCAATATCTTCTTGGAAGCTGCGATCTTTGATCCATTACGCACAGCACGTGCAGGACGCTCAACTGGTATTGTGTCAGATGCACGCTACCGTAATGAACGCGGTATCGACCCAAATTCTTGCCGTGAAGGTCTGGATTTAGCCACACAGCTCATTCTTGACGCATGTGGCGGCGAAGCTTCAGACATTGTTGTAGGCGGTGCAGAGCCTGCCCCTCAAGAGGCGGTTGATTTCAAGCCAGTCGATATGAAACGCCTAACCGGTGTCGACATGAGCGCTGATCGCATGAAAGAAATTCTTGCGACACTTGGCTTTGGCGTCGACAAAAAAGCCAAACTTGAAGACTCTTTATGGAAAATCAGTGTGCCAAGTTTTCGCCGCGATGTTTTCCAATCAGCCGATATCGTCGAAGAACTCATTCGTATTGAAGGCTTTAACGCCCTCCCGACTGACAGTCTTCCACGCGAAGCGGGTGCCGCCAAACAAGTCGTCACACCACTACAAAACCGCGTTCGCACATCACGCCGCGTTCTTGCCTCTCGTGGTTTCCTTGAGGGTGTAAGTTGGTCTTTCATGGATCGCGAAACAGCCAAATCATTTGGTGGCGGCGATAATGATGCGCTCGTTGTCGATAATCCAATCGCCAATGATCTAAATTATATGCGCCCTTCTGCTTTGGCTAACCTTGCCCAAGCAATCCAGCGCAATGTCGATCACGGGGCTGAAGAAGTTCGTCTGTTTGAAGTTGGACCCGTTTATCTTGGGGATGGCCCCAAAGATCAGCGTACGGCTGTAACATCACTTGTAAAACCACGCCCAGCTCGTCATTGGTCAGGTGCAAACGCGCCTTATGATGCATTTGCAGCAAAAGCAGATTTGTTTGCTGTTCTTGCATCAATAGATCAACCAGGTGAACGTTTCCAAATAGGTGAACCAGTCGGCGGGCATTGGCACCCTGGGCGCTCTGCAAGTCTGCGCCTAGGTCCTAAAAATGTCATCGGGACATTTGGTCAACTACATCCTGCTGTTTTGAAAAAACTAGATGTAGAAGGCCCAATGTTTGGCTTTGAGATTTATCTTGAAGCAATCCCACAAGTAAAATCAAAAGGCGGTAAAACAAAACCACGTCTTGAAAAAGCCGATCTCACCCCGATCCGCCGTGATTTTGCATTCCTTGCTGATGCAAGCACTCCCGCCGGAGAAATATCAAAAGCGGCATCCAATGCAGACAAGAAACTTGTGACTGCCTGCCGTATTTTTGATGTGTATGATGGTGAGGGCATGCCTGAAGGTAAAAAATCTGTCGCGATCGAAGTCACATTACAACCTCGCGAGACTCAGCTCAAAGATGCAGATATCGAAAAGATTTCAAAAAGCATTGTTGCCGCTGTAGCTAAAGCGACAAAAGCTGAACTTCGTGGTTAA
- the pheS gene encoding phenylalanine--tRNA ligase subunit alpha, with the protein MTATLDNLDALETEISAAINATTNEAALEELRVAELGKKGRVSLMMRELGKMSPEERQEAGPKLNGLKTRLADTITARKEVLETEALNAQLAAETQDLSLPPRPEPVGALHPVMQVFEEVAAIFGDMGFAVAEGPDIEDDFHNFTALNFPEGHPAREDHDTFFMTPDAEGQRKVLRTHTSPVQIRTMMSQKPPIRVIIPGRVYRKDWDATHTPMFHQVEGLVIDKTTHMGHLKQCLTDFLEAFFEVDNAETRFRPHFFPFTEPSAEMDVRCDRSGDSIKVGQGDSWLEILGSGMVHPNVLRNCGLDPDEYQGFAFGMGIDRLAMLKYGMPDLRPYFEADADWISNYGFKPWLLPTLTGGLS; encoded by the coding sequence ATGACGGCCACGCTCGACAATCTCGACGCTCTTGAAACTGAAATTTCAGCAGCCATCAATGCCACCACCAATGAAGCCGCGCTAGAAGAATTGCGCGTTGCTGAGCTTGGCAAAAAAGGTCGCGTCTCTCTCATGATGCGCGAACTTGGCAAGATGAGTCCTGAAGAGCGTCAAGAAGCCGGTCCCAAATTAAACGGCCTAAAAACCCGCCTCGCAGACACAATCACAGCCCGCAAGGAAGTTTTGGAAACAGAAGCGCTAAATGCTCAACTTGCTGCCGAAACCCAAGACTTATCCTTGCCGCCACGTCCTGAACCAGTCGGTGCACTTCATCCTGTTATGCAGGTTTTTGAAGAAGTCGCAGCCATTTTTGGTGATATGGGATTTGCGGTTGCCGAAGGTCCAGACATTGAAGATGACTTCCACAATTTCACAGCACTAAACTTCCCCGAAGGACACCCTGCGCGCGAAGATCATGACACATTCTTCATGACTCCAGACGCAGAAGGACAACGCAAAGTCCTCAGAACACACACATCACCAGTACAAATTCGTACAATGATGAGCCAAAAACCACCTATTCGTGTGATTATTCCAGGCCGCGTTTACCGCAAAGACTGGGACGCAACACACACACCTATGTTCCACCAAGTGGAAGGTCTCGTAATCGACAAAACAACACATATGGGTCACTTGAAGCAGTGTTTGACTGACTTCTTGGAAGCCTTCTTTGAAGTAGACAACGCCGAAACGCGCTTTCGCCCACACTTCTTCCCGTTCACAGAACCATCCGCTGAGATGGACGTACGCTGTGATCGCTCTGGTGACAGTATCAAAGTCGGACAGGGTGATAGCTGGTTAGAAATTCTTGGCTCCGGCATGGTTCACCCCAATGTTTTGCGTAATTGCGGCCTAGATCCTGATGAATATCAAGGCTTTGCCTTCGGAATGGGCATCGACCGCCTCGCCATGCTTAAATACGGCATGCCTGATCTACGTCCTTATTTTGAAGCAGATGCAGACTGGATTTCAAACTATGGATTCAAGCCTTGGTTATTGCCAACACTAACAGGCGGTTTGAGCTAA
- a CDS encoding DUF2306 domain-containing protein translates to MLEQLAAASLPIKIHIAAILPSTFLGTYILISKKGTPVHKLLGRIWLCLMVIASVSSFFIHTIGGIGDFSPIHALSVWVLIAAYIAIWSARTKRFNTHRKYMAGTYLGSIVLTGFFTFSPERLMNKLILDGYSFSSTPNLKVLITGTVLVAMFVFAGLVGVKVYRGK, encoded by the coding sequence ATGTTGGAACAACTAGCTGCCGCGTCCTTACCGATTAAAATTCATATCGCAGCGATCCTGCCTTCTACCTTCCTTGGAACCTACATTCTGATTTCAAAAAAAGGCACGCCCGTCCACAAATTATTGGGACGCATTTGGTTATGCTTAATGGTGATTGCATCCGTTTCAAGTTTCTTTATCCACACTATAGGAGGGATTGGTGATTTTAGTCCTATCCATGCACTTTCAGTATGGGTCTTGATAGCCGCATATATCGCAATTTGGTCTGCCCGCACCAAACGCTTTAACACGCATCGAAAATATATGGCTGGGACCTATCTAGGAAGCATTGTTCTCACGGGATTTTTTACATTTTCTCCCGAACGCCTGATGAACAAACTGATACTTGACGGCTATAGCTTTTCTTCTACTCCAAACCTGAAGGTGTTGATCACAGGCACGGTTTTAGTCGCTATGTTCGTCTTTGCAGGTTTAGTTGGCGTAAAGGTTTATCGAGGCAAATAA
- a CDS encoding DUF2161 domain-containing phosphodiesterase: MKEKNKLADKSKNKPKETDLYQPVKSFLEGQGYEVKAEIGAVDAVAVRGDEPPVLIELKLSFTLALLHQGVARQAISDDVYLVIPRGSGKAFQTAMKGHLSLCRRLGLGLITVRLKDELVEVHCDPAPYQPRKSKVRQRRLLKEFARRVGDPNQGGQTRVGLITAYRQDAMLCAKFLEAEGPSKGAIVAKATGVDRATRLMADDHYGWFERVEKGIYAITPKGIEGVKGHDR, translated from the coding sequence ATGAAAGAAAAGAACAAATTGGCAGATAAATCCAAAAACAAGCCAAAAGAAACCGACCTGTATCAACCTGTAAAGTCCTTCCTAGAAGGGCAGGGATATGAGGTGAAAGCTGAGATTGGAGCCGTGGATGCTGTGGCGGTGCGCGGGGATGAGCCACCGGTTCTGATTGAGTTGAAGCTAAGTTTTACTTTAGCGCTTTTACATCAAGGCGTGGCGCGCCAAGCCATCTCTGATGATGTGTATCTTGTGATACCGCGCGGAAGCGGCAAGGCATTTCAGACTGCGATGAAGGGGCATTTGTCTTTATGTCGCCGTTTGGGTTTGGGATTAATCACAGTGCGTCTAAAAGATGAACTCGTTGAGGTGCATTGCGATCCTGCGCCGTATCAGCCGCGAAAATCTAAGGTGAGACAAAGAAGACTATTGAAAGAGTTTGCGCGTCGCGTGGGTGATCCTAACCAAGGCGGGCAAACGCGGGTGGGGCTGATTACAGCCTATCGCCAAGATGCAATGCTGTGTGCGAAATTTTTGGAAGCTGAAGGCCCAAGCAAAGGCGCAATCGTCGCCAAAGCAACGGGCGTTGATCGCGCCACACGCTTAATGGCAGATGATCATTATGGATGGTTTGAACGTGTAGAGAAGGGGATATATGCGATCACGCCTAAGGGTATTGAGGGGGTGAAGGGGCATGACCGTTAG